The following proteins are encoded in a genomic region of Mahella australiensis 50-1 BON:
- a CDS encoding extracellular solute-binding protein, with product MGKRWSLILFSVLISIGLVLPISSYAQKGSGDEGEQKALIFDLMERSNSYAAYSEKYKTQRQPDVNIVIPATEYSLAYDAQLRTLRDFEGASMPVLQWNDTGFVEWNIDIPQTGIYNIAIKYFPIEGKSSSIERELLIDGERPFNECRTLSFSRVWRDKVEGNEFSKDNRGNDIRPGQVENPMWQEIVLSDTEGLYDEPFKFYLTQGVHKLRLNSIKEPMAIEYIKVFQYEQPLPYAEVAADYDGKIVKQSKGQFIKIQGENVYLKSDPTLYPFMDRSNPLNEPYDPAKIRLNVIGGYNWRINGQWITWKFNVTEDGLYKVGIKFRQNYMDGLPSNRKIKIDGKVPFEELNNIEFTYDSQWQLKVLGENNSTPYLLYLPKGEHTLTMQVCMGATAKPIREVQQCAIDLTQLYSKIVMLTGVNPDPYRDYQLDKRIKELIPTLTENARIIRNEIEGLKKTYGFESSSQTATLQTVAIQLETFAKKPETISKGLTNFKDNLSSLSSWSLTVKEQPLDIDYIILASPDSALPSVKPSLWTRAAGTARSLLASFTENYEGVGSIYNDADAINVWALLGRDQADTLKAIIEDDFTPKTGIKVNLDMLQREEVLLYSVASGESPDVALNVSRTLPVDYGVRNALVPLNTMPQFDEVKSQFTPASLIPYTYDGKVFALPQTQDFPMLFYRKDILSELKMSVPETWEDVYESIGILEEHNLEFGPGITASPPGGAAPMTGLDAFNAFLLQNGGKYYTDDYKRSALDTPEGIRAFEDWTNLYLLYGLPMYFDFYNRFRTGEMPIGIASYTMYNQLSVAAPEIKGLWDISTLPGTRMPDGTIDKTISGGGTACVLLKNSDKKEKGWEFIKWWMSADVQTRYGRELEAILGPAARYNTANIKAVERLPWSSSDYQKLMKQWNYLKEIPIIPGSYYTSRHLDNAFREVVVNGELPREALTKYVKEINKEIRKKREEFGLD from the coding sequence TTGGGGAAAAGGTGGAGTTTAATCCTTTTTAGTGTACTTATTTCAATAGGGCTTGTTTTGCCCATATCCTCTTATGCTCAAAAAGGGAGTGGGGATGAAGGAGAGCAAAAAGCACTTATATTTGATCTTATGGAAAGATCGAATAGTTACGCTGCTTATAGTGAGAAATATAAAACGCAACGACAGCCAGATGTAAATATAGTTATACCCGCTACCGAATATTCTCTTGCTTATGATGCGCAGTTAAGAACTCTTAGAGATTTCGAAGGTGCATCAATGCCTGTGCTGCAGTGGAACGATACGGGTTTTGTGGAATGGAATATAGATATTCCTCAAACAGGTATTTACAATATAGCAATAAAATATTTCCCTATAGAAGGCAAAAGCTCCAGCATTGAAAGAGAACTTTTAATAGACGGAGAAAGGCCATTTAATGAGTGTCGTACACTATCGTTTTCCAGGGTATGGAGAGATAAGGTAGAGGGGAATGAATTTAGTAAGGATAATCGAGGAAATGATATAAGGCCTGGTCAGGTAGAAAATCCGATGTGGCAAGAGATCGTATTGAGCGATACGGAAGGCCTATATGATGAACCATTTAAGTTTTATCTTACTCAAGGGGTACATAAACTTAGATTAAATTCTATAAAGGAACCTATGGCGATCGAATATATAAAAGTATTTCAATACGAACAGCCTTTACCCTATGCCGAAGTAGCTGCTGATTATGATGGGAAAATAGTCAAACAAAGTAAAGGTCAATTTATAAAAATACAGGGAGAAAATGTGTATCTAAAGTCCGATCCTACCTTGTATCCCTTTATGGATCGCTCAAATCCATTAAATGAACCTTATGACCCTGCTAAAATACGCCTGAATGTAATAGGAGGATATAATTGGAGAATTAATGGCCAATGGATTACATGGAAGTTTAATGTGACCGAAGATGGGTTGTATAAAGTGGGCATAAAATTCAGGCAAAACTATATGGATGGTTTACCGTCGAATAGAAAAATAAAAATAGATGGCAAAGTACCGTTTGAAGAATTAAATAACATAGAATTTACCTATGATTCTCAATGGCAACTTAAAGTATTGGGAGAAAATAATAGCACGCCTTATTTGCTTTATCTGCCCAAAGGCGAGCATACGCTCACCATGCAAGTATGCATGGGAGCCACCGCAAAACCTATTAGAGAAGTTCAGCAATGTGCCATAGATTTGACTCAACTGTATAGTAAAATAGTCATGCTTACGGGGGTAAATCCTGATCCTTACAGGGACTATCAACTGGATAAAAGAATAAAAGAGCTTATACCCACTTTGACAGAGAATGCGCGCATTATAAGAAACGAAATAGAAGGGTTAAAGAAAACATATGGCTTTGAATCTAGCAGCCAAACAGCCACGCTGCAGACTGTAGCCATACAATTAGAAACCTTTGCTAAAAAACCGGAAACGATATCAAAAGGTCTTACTAACTTTAAGGATAATCTTTCATCACTTTCATCTTGGAGCTTGACGGTTAAGGAGCAGCCATTGGATATTGATTATATAATCCTTGCTTCTCCTGACAGTGCTCTACCATCGGTTAAACCATCACTATGGACAAGAGCTGCAGGAACTGCTCGTTCGTTATTAGCTTCTTTCACTGAAAACTATGAAGGGGTGGGCAGCATATATAACGATGCTGATGCCATAAATGTATGGGCTTTACTGGGCAGAGACCAGGCGGATACCTTGAAAGCTATAATAGAAGACGATTTTACTCCTAAAACCGGTATTAAAGTAAATCTGGATATGCTTCAGCGAGAAGAGGTGCTGCTCTACTCGGTAGCATCTGGAGAATCTCCTGATGTGGCATTGAATGTGTCCCGTACATTGCCCGTGGATTATGGAGTAAGAAACGCTCTAGTTCCATTGAATACAATGCCTCAATTCGATGAGGTTAAATCACAATTTACCCCTGCGTCATTGATACCATATACTTATGATGGCAAAGTATTTGCGCTGCCTCAGACACAGGATTTCCCAATGCTGTTTTACAGAAAAGATATATTGAGTGAATTAAAAATGAGTGTACCTGAAACATGGGAAGATGTTTATGAATCTATAGGGATATTGGAAGAGCATAATCTTGAATTCGGCCCCGGCATTACTGCTTCTCCTCCTGGAGGTGCGGCGCCGATGACTGGGTTGGATGCATTTAATGCCTTCCTGCTGCAAAATGGCGGTAAATATTATACGGATGATTATAAGCGGTCGGCTCTAGATACACCTGAAGGGATAAGAGCCTTTGAAGATTGGACCAACTTATATTTGCTTTACGGTCTTCCGATGTATTTTGATTTTTATAATAGATTCAGGACAGGAGAAATGCCCATAGGGATAGCCAGCTACACTATGTATAATCAGCTTTCAGTAGCTGCACCTGAGATAAAAGGCTTATGGGATATTTCCACTTTACCTGGTACTCGTATGCCTGATGGAACAATAGATAAGACTATAAGCGGGGGAGGCACGGCATGCGTGTTACTGAAAAACAGTGATAAAAAGGAAAAAGGCTGGGAATTCATTAAATGGTGGATGAGCGCTGATGTACAGACGCGCTATGGCAGAGAATTAGAAGCCATATTAGGTCCGGCAGCCAGGTATAATACTGCTAATATTAAAGCTGTAGAACGTTTGCCATGGTCGAGCAGCGATTATCAAAAACTCATGAAGCAGTGGAACTATTTAAAAGAAATACCTATAATTCCTGGCAGCTATTACACATCACGCCATTTGGATAATGCCTTTAGAGAGGTAGTAGTTAATGGAGAGCTTCCTAGAGAAGCCTTAACTAAATACGTGAAAGAGATAAATAAGGAGATAAGGAAAAAGCGTGAGGAATTTGGGCTGGATTAA
- a CDS encoding ABC transporter permease, translating into MLLLIVVIRKILNNKWLVACLTLGLILAVALVSSVPIYSGGVLQKMLTSELESYQASSNKYPGDYQVVVSFKPDIGEIEKKDVYQRLNRYITKKIVSDLGLAPQVFVTNASSDVYKLEPANPSKADPSIKRFARLQSLSDIEEHIKIVDGRLPSKDVYNGIYEVLATEAAMRKLDVVLGETFIMDFPGSDKNIPDIPIKVKLVGVFAPKYQRDLYWFKNISSYSDSLLLDHQLFVKEFIEHNKLVVKNIEWYYALDYHKIKVQNIGSLIKAHNRINKELNELYKGFNVNAPMIGIVSKYSVQANRISTLLWALNMPVLLLLCFYLLMVSSMVIDNDRGEMAVLNSRGADRIQVMSEYIVEGALLSVFAVIIAPVVGLVSARMMGMSGGFLEFVNRKALPVTLSRSAYQLSIIAAIIFLIALLTLSYTISKTTIISFKTQLARRNNVPWWKRWYVDFILLLLAVYCLYLFNQQQQIIMRLGNVMGLQSNQLLFVASTIFILGAGLFILRIYPLLLNIIYKLGMKWWPSFLYAALIRVSRSMTSYQFIMIFLILTISTGIFGANTARTLNRNIEDEIYYHIGCDVALRPIWDNDAPAVSAPPQLHLDLPSQVSNAEKREELTQEQAVHYFEPPFVVYQSLNGVEHAAKVFIKDMVDVDVAGKRGSGVQLIAIEPYEFGQVLWFRSDLLWPHHINEYLNLLSYEPSAILVSRSFSDEYGVEKGDTLRMSWRGVEGANFIVYEIVDYWPGWDPHKGLAYHSISDEGKKNPMLIVANLPYIQNHLALEPYEVWLKMKTAAASQALYEDIKDKGIAISDIRDANQEIIKSKKEPSQMGVNGALTLGFIISLIITFLGFLIYCLLFMRNRLFEFGVFRAMGMPLIQIVGMVIFEQLLTSGASLIIGISVGNIASRLFIPILQTVYGNHIPPFQVIADVNDYLKVYFAMGVILLAGFVVMWRTLKGVKIGQAIKMGEE; encoded by the coding sequence TTGTTGTTGCTAATTGTAGTGATCAGGAAAATACTTAACAACAAATGGTTGGTAGCATGCCTGACACTTGGACTTATATTAGCAGTGGCATTGGTAAGCAGCGTACCTATTTATAGCGGCGGCGTTCTACAAAAAATGCTTACCAGTGAATTGGAGTCATATCAAGCTTCTTCTAATAAATATCCAGGAGATTATCAAGTAGTCGTTTCATTCAAGCCGGATATTGGGGAGATTGAAAAAAAGGATGTTTATCAACGTTTAAATAGATATATCACTAAAAAAATAGTGTCCGATTTGGGGTTGGCGCCTCAAGTATTTGTAACCAATGCTTCTTCAGATGTATATAAGTTAGAACCTGCGAACCCGTCAAAAGCAGATCCTTCTATTAAGCGGTTTGCCAGATTGCAAAGTTTGAGCGACATAGAAGAACATATAAAAATTGTAGATGGCAGGTTACCATCCAAGGATGTTTATAATGGGATATATGAGGTTTTAGCTACTGAAGCCGCGATGAGAAAATTGGACGTAGTACTTGGTGAAACCTTTATAATGGACTTTCCAGGATCAGATAAAAACATCCCTGATATTCCTATTAAAGTAAAACTAGTAGGTGTGTTTGCACCTAAATACCAGCGTGACCTTTATTGGTTTAAAAATATATCCAGTTATAGCGATAGTTTATTGCTCGATCATCAGCTATTTGTCAAAGAATTTATTGAGCATAATAAATTAGTTGTTAAAAATATAGAATGGTATTATGCTTTAGATTATCATAAAATTAAGGTTCAGAACATAGGGTCGCTGATAAAGGCTCACAATAGAATCAACAAGGAGCTGAATGAGCTATATAAAGGGTTTAATGTTAATGCACCTATGATTGGTATTGTGAGCAAATACAGTGTTCAAGCGAATCGAATATCAACATTACTATGGGCATTAAATATGCCTGTACTGCTATTATTGTGCTTTTATTTGCTCATGGTATCTTCTATGGTTATAGATAATGATAGGGGAGAAATGGCGGTTCTTAACAGCCGAGGAGCAGATCGCATCCAGGTGATGAGCGAATATATTGTAGAGGGGGCACTGTTATCTGTTTTTGCTGTTATTATTGCTCCTGTGGTTGGCCTCGTTTCAGCCCGCATGATGGGTATGTCCGGCGGCTTTTTAGAGTTTGTAAATAGAAAGGCCCTGCCCGTTACTTTAAGCCGTAGTGCCTATCAGTTAAGCATAATAGCTGCCATCATATTTTTAATAGCACTGTTAACTTTATCCTATACCATATCTAAAACTACTATTATAAGCTTTAAAACGCAGTTGGCAAGAAGGAACAATGTACCATGGTGGAAAAGATGGTACGTAGATTTTATTTTGCTTCTTTTAGCTGTATACTGCTTATATTTATTTAATCAGCAGCAGCAGATAATAATGAGATTGGGCAACGTGATGGGGCTACAGTCAAATCAACTCTTGTTTGTGGCCTCTACTATTTTTATATTGGGTGCAGGCCTTTTCATCTTACGTATCTACCCTTTATTACTAAACATAATTTATAAATTAGGCATGAAATGGTGGCCGTCCTTTTTATATGCGGCTTTAATTCGGGTTAGTAGGTCGATGACAAGCTATCAGTTTATTATGATTTTTCTCATATTAACAATTAGCACCGGCATCTTCGGTGCTAATACGGCCAGGACGCTCAATCGAAATATTGAGGATGAAATATATTATCATATAGGATGTGATGTGGCCCTAAGGCCTATATGGGATAACGATGCTCCTGCTGTAAGCGCACCTCCTCAGCTTCACTTGGACTTGCCCTCCCAGGTATCTAATGCGGAAAAGAGAGAAGAACTAACTCAGGAACAGGCTGTTCACTATTTCGAGCCTCCATTTGTTGTTTACCAGAGTTTGAATGGTGTGGAACACGCTGCGAAGGTCTTTATAAAGGATATGGTGGATGTGGATGTTGCAGGCAAAAGAGGAAGCGGGGTGCAGTTGATAGCCATTGAACCTTATGAATTTGGCCAAGTGTTGTGGTTTCGGTCAGACCTATTATGGCCGCATCATATAAATGAATACCTGAATTTATTATCGTATGAACCTAGCGCTATACTAGTATCCAGATCCTTCAGCGACGAATACGGCGTTGAAAAAGGAGATACTTTGAGAATGAGCTGGCGAGGGGTGGAAGGAGCGAATTTTATCGTATATGAAATAGTAGACTACTGGCCCGGTTGGGATCCCCACAAAGGCCTGGCTTATCACTCAATCAGCGATGAAGGCAAGAAAAACCCCATGCTTATAGTGGCTAACTTACCATATATACAAAATCATTTGGCGTTGGAACCCTATGAGGTATGGTTGAAAATGAAAACGGCTGCCGCCAGCCAGGCCCTTTACGAAGATATAAAGGATAAAGGCATTGCGATTTCAGACATACGGGATGCTAATCAGGAAATAATAAAAAGTAAGAAAGAACCGTCTCAAATGGGCGTAAACGGTGCTTTAACGTTGGGCTTCATTATATCATTGATTATAACATTCCTCGGCTTTTTAATATATTGCCTGTTATTTATGCGCAACAGACTCTTTGAATTCGGTGTATTCCGTGCCATGGGCATGCCGCTTATTCAAATAGTCGGTATGGTTATATTTGAACAATTGTTGACATCGGGAGCGTCCTTGATAATTGGAATATCGGTTGGCAATATAGCCAGTAGATTATTTATACCGATTTTACAAACAGTTTATGGGAATCACATACCACCGTTTCAAGTTATAGCTGATGTAAATGATTATTTAAAAGTTTATTTTGCTATGGGAGTAATTTTACTAGCAGGTTTTGTTGTAATGTGGCGTACGTTAAAAGGTGTAAAGATAGGGCAAGCAATAAAAATGGGCGAAGAGTAA